The Brachyspira aalborgi genome has a segment encoding these proteins:
- a CDS encoding 6-phospho-beta-glucosidase — protein sequence MPFREDFLWGGATAANQCEGGFDKGGRGLANVDVAPYGKDRLAVITGKMKMFDFDKEHFYPSKDAIEMYSHYKEDIKLFAEMGFKVYRMSIAWSRIFPKGDEDKPNEEGLKFYEDVFKECLKYNIKPLVTITHFDCPMHLIKEYGGWKNRKVIKFYENLCHAIFNRYKGLVEYWLTFNEINMILHAPFMGAGLYFEEGESEEEIKYQASHHELVASAIATKIAHEVDKNNKVGCMLAAGIYYPYSSKPEDVLAAQQKNDEMYFFVDIQARGKYPNYALKKFERENLNIKIEKEDLELLKKYTVDFISFSYYSTRCAAADMGKHAKGHEKDNIMKDIKNPELKQTDWGWTVDPLGLRITLNDIYDRYQKPMFIVENGLGAYDKVDKNGYVEDDYRIDYLREHIKNMKDAVEIDGVDLLGFTTWGPIDLVSAGTGEMTKRYGFIYVDRDDFGNGTLKRSRKKSFYWYKKVIESNGEDLE from the coding sequence ATGCCATTTAGAGAAGATTTTTTATGGGGCGGAGCTACAGCGGCAAATCAATGCGAAGGCGGATTTGATAAAGGGGGAAGAGGTTTGGCAAATGTCGATGTCGCTCCTTATGGAAAAGATAGATTAGCCGTTATAACGGGAAAAATGAAAATGTTTGATTTTGATAAAGAACATTTTTATCCTTCAAAAGACGCTATAGAAATGTATTCGCATTACAAAGAGGATATTAAACTTTTTGCAGAAATGGGTTTTAAAGTTTATCGTATGTCTATCGCTTGGAGTAGAATATTTCCTAAAGGAGACGAAGATAAACCAAACGAAGAAGGCTTAAAATTTTACGAAGATGTTTTTAAAGAATGCTTAAAATATAATATTAAACCTTTGGTTACAATTACTCATTTCGACTGCCCGATGCATTTAATTAAAGAATATGGCGGATGGAAAAACAGAAAAGTTATAAAATTTTACGAGAATCTTTGTCATGCGATTTTTAATAGATATAAAGGACTTGTAGAATATTGGCTTACATTTAACGAAATAAATATGATATTGCATGCGCCTTTTATGGGAGCGGGATTATATTTTGAAGAAGGAGAAAGCGAAGAGGAAATTAAATATCAAGCGAGCCATCATGAATTGGTAGCAAGCGCCATAGCTACAAAAATAGCTCATGAAGTCGATAAAAATAATAAAGTCGGTTGCATGCTTGCGGCAGGAATTTATTATCCTTATTCTTCAAAACCTGAAGATGTTTTAGCCGCTCAACAGAAAAATGACGAAATGTATTTTTTTGTAGATATTCAAGCGAGAGGAAAATATCCAAACTACGCTTTAAAAAAATTTGAAAGAGAAAATCTTAATATAAAAATTGAAAAAGAAGATTTGGAATTATTAAAAAAATATACCGTTGATTTTATTTCTTTTTCTTATTATTCCACAAGATGCGCCGCCGCCGATATGGGAAAACATGCAAAAGGACATGAAAAAGACAATATAATGAAAGATATAAAAAATCCCGAATTAAAACAAACCGATTGGGGTTGGACTGTGGACCCTTTGGGATTGAGAATAACTTTAAACGATATATACGACAGATATCAAAAGCCTATGTTTATTGTAGAAAACGGATTGGGCGCTTACGATAAAGTTGATAAAAACGGATATGTAGAAGACGATTATAGAATAGATTATTTGAGAGAACATATAAAAAATATGAAAGACGCCGTTGAGATTGACGGAGTAGATTTGCTTGGGTTTACGACTTGGGGACCTATAGATTTAGTTTCTGCGGGAACGGGAGAGATGACGAAAAGATACGGTTTTATATATGTTGATAGAGACGATTTTGGAAACGGAACTTTAAAAAGAAGCAGAAAAAAATCTTTTTATTGGTATAAAAAAGTTATAGAATCAAACGGAGAAGATTTAGAGTAA
- a CDS encoding ATP-dependent helicase yields the protein MDILENVSLVQREAILHRGSSLLLLAGAGSGKTLVITRKIAYLIKECEVPPEKIMAVTFTNKAANEMKNRVCELLPEIKPYRLFVKTFHSACLRILKENAHYIGYKSDFIILDEGDKLSIIKKLMKENEVPKRIAPKGIIKFISSIKNELEDSITYDRHIFEDIYNKYLEYELKENLMDFDDLILYTIKLFEKENSILNYYRERFKYILVDEFQDTNPQQYKLIKLLTKDAGNDLTVVGDDDQSIYAFRGATIVNILNFENDFPNTRIIRLEENYRCPRDIVEAALSVIKNNSQRHKKNVFSNKDGKYKIENWICYSDLDEAKEIVEEIERLFDLGFEAKDIVILFRTNSQSRVYEKELLSHSINYKILGGVGFYERIEIKDSLAFLRLMTGFKDNFSFRRTINTPPRSIGEKSLSNFEDFANSRGLSLYDAIDYIEESSLSKKALNNIKAYKSIIENYSNKIKEDTEINGGNNIEEIFFNFLKDIDYFSIFKSDGEIRMATANDNIKELFRAYYDYRDNENNGSINIFLEEISLYRDASNKENIDAITLMTVHNAKGLEFEVVFMTGMEHSVFPHYFALEDENGIEEERRLFYVAITRAKNKLYLTYSKRRRVNTGIAEQIPSAFLIEIPKHLIDIKEKNSYRYNSNNYIEIDEDVFDY from the coding sequence ATGGATATACTTGAAAATGTCAGTTTAGTTCAAAGAGAGGCGATACTTCATCGCGGAAGTTCTTTGCTTTTGCTTGCGGGAGCGGGAAGCGGAAAAACTTTAGTTATAACGAGAAAAATTGCATATTTAATAAAAGAATGCGAAGTTCCTCCCGAAAAAATAATGGCGGTTACTTTTACAAATAAAGCCGCTAACGAAATGAAAAATAGAGTTTGCGAACTTTTGCCCGAAATAAAACCTTATAGATTGTTTGTTAAAACTTTTCACTCCGCTTGTTTGAGAATACTTAAAGAAAACGCTCATTATATAGGCTATAAATCTGATTTTATAATTTTAGACGAAGGCGATAAATTATCGATTATAAAAAAATTAATGAAAGAAAACGAAGTTCCTAAAAGAATAGCCCCGAAAGGAATAATAAAGTTTATATCGTCAATAAAAAACGAACTTGAAGATAGCATTACTTATGACAGACATATTTTTGAAGATATTTATAATAAATATTTGGAATACGAATTAAAAGAAAATTTAATGGATTTTGACGACCTTATATTATATACGATAAAATTATTTGAAAAAGAAAATTCTATTTTAAATTATTATAGAGAAAGATTTAAATATATTTTAGTCGATGAATTTCAAGATACAAATCCGCAGCAATACAAACTCATAAAATTATTGACTAAAGACGCGGGAAACGATTTAACGGTTGTCGGAGACGATGACCAAAGCATATACGCTTTTAGAGGAGCTACGATTGTAAATATTCTTAATTTTGAAAACGACTTTCCAAATACAAGAATAATAAGACTCGAAGAAAATTACAGATGCCCAAGAGATATTGTAGAAGCGGCTTTAAGCGTAATAAAGAATAATTCTCAAAGACATAAAAAAAATGTTTTTTCAAATAAAGACGGCAAATACAAAATTGAAAATTGGATTTGCTACTCTGATTTGGACGAAGCTAAAGAAATAGTCGAAGAAATAGAGAGGCTTTTTGATTTAGGATTTGAAGCTAAAGATATAGTAATTTTATTTAGAACAAACAGTCAATCGAGAGTTTACGAAAAAGAATTATTATCTCATTCTATTAATTATAAAATATTGGGCGGAGTCGGTTTTTACGAAAGAATCGAAATAAAAGATTCGCTTGCTTTTTTAAGATTAATGACGGGATTTAAAGATAATTTTAGTTTTAGAAGGACGATTAATACTCCGCCGCGTTCGATAGGAGAAAAAAGTTTATCTAATTTTGAGGATTTCGCTAATTCAAGAGGATTAAGTTTATACGATGCGATTGATTATATTGAAGAGTCTTCATTGTCTAAAAAAGCTTTAAATAATATAAAGGCTTATAAATCAATTATAGAAAATTACTCTAATAAAATAAAAGAAGATACGGAGATAAACGGCGGAAATAATATAGAAGAAATATTTTTTAATTTTTTGAAAGATATTGATTATTTTTCTATATTTAAAAGCGATGGCGAGATAAGAATGGCTACGGCAAACGATAATATTAAAGAACTTTTTAGAGCTTATTACGATTATAGAGATAACGAAAATAACGGTTCTATAAATATATTTTTGGAAGAGATATCTCTTTATAGAGACGCTTCAAATAAAGAAAATATAGACGCTATAACTTTAATGACTGTTCATAACGCTAAAGGTTTGGAATTTGAAGTCGTATTTATGACGGGAATGGAGCATAGCGTTTTTCCTCATTATTTTGCTTTGGAAGATGAAAATGGAATTGAAGAAGAGAGAAGACTTTTTTATGTGGCAATAACGAGAGCGAAAAATAAACTTTATTTAACTTATTCAAAACGAAGAAGAGTAAATACGGGAATAGCCGAGCAAATTCCATCAGCTTTTTTAATTGAAATTCCAAAACATTTGATAGATATTAAAGAAAAAAATTCTTATCGTTATAATAGCAATAATTATATTGAAATAGACGAAGACGTTTTTGATTATTGA
- the cls gene encoding cardiolipin synthase yields the protein MIFYILTIIFFFYVIFIAIKMLLENKPPYSFIAWLTVLVFLPYIGAIFYIFLGMNWKKSKKKLSAKLPEDLLKRHFSPLLEEQIKIMNSMEGLYGKNENLVKLAIKSGYSPITVQNEISIFDNGEELFNNIINDLKLAEKTIHMEYFIWRSDKLGKKIKDILIKKAKEGVEVRLIFDGVGSMLRISRKYRRELKRNKIKFLYYHDPFSIFWTRFVNYRNHRKIVVVDGVVSYMGGMNLGQEYIDGGKRFSSWRDVHLRIAGDSCNLIQNIFICDWHNAGGKDLDYVLENKLDDKYLNEMKNLFPQSITEKYLPVQILSSGPDSKWDTIQKVYSKMIEEAKESVYIESPYFVPDDGFLQILENASLSGVNVNLMITGNPDKLLAWWVAQTYFETLLKAGVNIYLYKKGFLHSKFCAIDGSIVSCGTCNMDVRSFYLHYEMNAVIYDSEISKKFEAIFKEDILNSHKITLEEYSKQPVLVRLRNSACRIIAPVL from the coding sequence ATGATTTTTTATATATTAACTATAATATTTTTCTTTTATGTAATTTTTATTGCAATAAAAATGCTTCTTGAAAATAAGCCTCCATATTCTTTTATAGCTTGGCTTACGGTTTTAGTTTTTCTGCCTTATATCGGCGCTATATTTTATATTTTTTTAGGAATGAATTGGAAAAAGTCTAAAAAGAAACTTTCTGCAAAATTGCCCGAAGATTTGCTAAAGCGTCATTTTTCCCCATTGCTTGAAGAGCAAATAAAAATAATGAATAGTATGGAAGGACTTTACGGTAAAAATGAAAATCTAGTTAAACTTGCAATAAAAAGCGGATACTCTCCTATAACCGTTCAAAATGAAATTTCTATATTCGATAACGGCGAAGAGCTTTTTAATAATATAATTAATGATTTAAAATTAGCCGAAAAAACAATACACATGGAATATTTTATTTGGAGAAGCGATAAACTAGGAAAAAAAATAAAAGATATTCTAATAAAGAAAGCGAAAGAAGGAGTCGAAGTCAGATTAATATTTGACGGAGTCGGCTCAATGTTAAGAATAAGTAGAAAATATAGAAGAGAACTTAAAAGAAACAAAATAAAGTTTTTATATTATCATGACCCTTTTTCAATATTTTGGACGAGATTTGTTAATTATAGAAATCATAGAAAAATCGTAGTCGTTGATGGAGTGGTTTCGTATATGGGAGGCATGAATTTAGGGCAGGAATATATTGACGGCGGAAAAAGATTTTCTTCTTGGCGCGATGTTCATTTAAGAATTGCGGGAGATTCTTGCAATTTAATTCAAAATATTTTTATTTGCGATTGGCATAACGCGGGAGGAAAAGATTTAGATTATGTTTTAGAAAATAAACTTGACGATAAATATTTAAATGAAATGAAAAATTTATTTCCTCAATCGATAACCGAAAAATATTTACCCGTTCAAATTCTTTCTTCAGGTCCAGATTCAAAATGGGATACTATTCAAAAAGTTTATTCTAAAATGATAGAAGAAGCAAAAGAAAGCGTTTATATAGAAAGTCCTTATTTTGTTCCAGACGATGGATTTTTACAGATTTTAGAAAACGCGTCTTTATCGGGAGTTAATGTTAATTTAATGATAACGGGAAATCCTGATAAATTATTAGCTTGGTGGGTAGCTCAAACTTATTTTGAAACTCTGCTTAAAGCGGGAGTTAATATTTATTTATATAAAAAAGGTTTCTTGCATAGTAAATTTTGCGCTATAGACGGAAGTATAGTTTCATGCGGAACTTGTAATATGGATGTTAGAAGTTTTTATTTGCATTATGAAATGAACGCCGTTATTTACGATTCGGAAATTTCAAAAAAATTTGAAGCGATATTTAAAGAAGATATTTTAAACTCTCATAAAATAACATTGGAAGAATATTCAAAACAGCCTGTTCTTGTTAGATTAAGAAATTCCGCTTGCAGAATAATTGCCCCTGTCTTATAA
- the rpmF gene encoding 50S ribosomal protein L32, producing the protein MAVPKHRKSKSKTRSRKAVNEKRFLGSLSICPQCGAERMPHRICPECGFYKDRVIKAPKSQNEG; encoded by the coding sequence ATGGCAGTTCCAAAACATAGAAAATCGAAATCAAAAACAAGGTCGAGAAAAGCGGTTAATGAAAAAAGATTTTTAGGCTCTTTGTCTATATGTCCTCAATGCGGAGCGGAAAGAATGCCTCATAGAATTTGTCCAGAATGCGGTTTTTATAAAGATAGAGTTATAAAAGCGCCTAAATCTCAAAACGAAGGTTAA
- the plsX gene encoding phosphate acyltransferase PlsX, giving the protein MNLAIDVASGEKPTEELVGGAIKSLFLNDDVNLILVGKEKSILRALSKLKYDRNRIDIKHTNQIIDMNESPASGIKHKKSASVLIAARLVSNKEADGFFSPGNTGATLAAALTEIGRLKGVMRPPLVSTLPKISGEFCMMDMGANVDCTPDYIAQFAVMGRVFAKRFLKIDNPRVGLLNIGEENSKGNAETKKFFERLEKLKKINFVGNVEPNDMLKSDLADVVIADGFNGNIVLKTMEGTASLMVNLLKTEIKKNPISIMGGLMMKPVFNSLRNQMSSDSVGSAILLGLNGGAFVGHGKTGGNGIKNAVLNMYNFLDAKINEKIAKELYDSGVKRRIF; this is encoded by the coding sequence ATGAATTTAGCTATAGATGTGGCAAGCGGCGAAAAACCTACCGAAGAATTGGTAGGCGGCGCTATAAAGTCTTTATTTTTAAATGACGATGTTAATTTAATATTAGTAGGAAAAGAAAAAAGTATTTTAAGAGCTTTATCAAAATTAAAATACGATAGAAATCGAATCGATATAAAACATACTAATCAAATTATAGATATGAACGAAAGTCCAGCATCGGGAATAAAACATAAAAAATCCGCTTCAGTTCTTATTGCCGCTCGATTAGTTTCAAATAAAGAAGCGGATGGTTTTTTCTCGCCTGGAAATACGGGTGCTACTTTAGCTGCGGCATTAACGGAAATAGGAAGACTTAAAGGCGTTATGCGTCCTCCTTTGGTTTCAACGCTTCCTAAAATAAGCGGAGAATTTTGCATGATGGATATGGGCGCAAATGTAGATTGCACGCCCGATTATATCGCACAATTTGCCGTTATGGGAAGAGTTTTCGCTAAAAGATTTTTGAAAATTGACAATCCAAGAGTCGGGCTTTTAAATATTGGCGAAGAAAATAGCAAAGGAAACGCGGAAACAAAAAAGTTTTTTGAAAGACTTGAAAAATTGAAAAAAATTAATTTCGTTGGAAATGTTGAGCCTAACGATATGTTAAAAAGCGATTTAGCCGATGTCGTAATTGCGGACGGATTTAACGGAAATATCGTATTAAAAACTATGGAAGGCACGGCTTCTCTTATGGTTAATTTGCTTAAAACCGAAATTAAAAAAAATCCAATTAGTATTATGGGCGGACTTATGATGAAACCCGTTTTTAATAGTTTAAGAAATCAAATGAGTTCCGATTCTGTAGGTTCGGCTATACTTTTAGGATTAAACGGCGGAGCTTTTGTCGGACATGGAAAAACAGGAGGAAACGGAATTAAAAATGCCGTTTTGAATATGTATAATTTTTTAGATGCAAAAATTAATGAAAAAATAGCGAAAGAACTTTATGATTCTGGAGTAAAGAGAAGAATTTTTTAA
- a CDS encoding 3-oxoacyl-ACP synthase III family protein: protein MVYIKSCKGLYKNEKTKMPASDLVLEPVKEVIKGMDALDIDGIICATITKDYVYPSASCMLGGKINAKNAFCYDIESDFTGFITALRLAYSFVESKRYKNVLAVSSESFYICDDKDRFNDASVAALITSEKSNIQIDFIDSTTDGSALENCYIPMGGAVKPYTREGIINKEHFIYIKDNKIFEEEAKKSALYVKETLSKNNIEIDYYIPSYFNKESFDNFANNLSVDKNKIYSKMENSNSSLSATSGVAFSMALEDGSIKNNSKVALCGFGSGYTKALAVFSVS, encoded by the coding sequence ATGGTTTATATAAAATCTTGCAAAGGCTTGTATAAAAACGAAAAAACTAAAATGCCCGCTTCCGATTTGGTATTAGAGCCCGTTAAAGAAGTTATTAAAGGCATGGACGCTCTCGATATAGACGGAATAATATGCGCGACTATAACTAAAGATTATGTTTATCCTTCGGCGTCTTGCATGCTTGGAGGAAAAATAAACGCTAAAAATGCATTTTGCTACGATATAGAAAGCGATTTTACGGGATTTATAACCGCTTTAAGATTAGCTTATTCGTTTGTAGAAAGCAAAAGATATAAAAATGTATTGGCAGTTTCTTCAGAATCTTTTTATATATGCGATGATAAAGATAGATTTAACGATGCTAGCGTTGCCGCTTTAATTACGAGCGAGAAATCAAATATTCAAATAGATTTTATCGATTCTACTACGGACGGTTCGGCTTTAGAAAATTGCTATATTCCTATGGGCGGAGCCGTTAAACCTTATACAAGAGAAGGAATTATAAATAAAGAGCATTTTATATATATTAAAGATAATAAAATATTTGAAGAAGAAGCTAAAAAATCCGCTTTATATGTAAAAGAAACTTTATCAAAAAATAATATAGAAATAGATTATTATATTCCTTCGTATTTCAATAAAGAATCTTTTGATAATTTTGCAAATAATTTATCGGTTGATAAAAATAAAATATATTCTAAAATGGAAAATTCAAATTCTTCTTTAAGCGCGACTTCGGGAGTTGCATTTTCTATGGCTTTAGAAGACGGAAGTATAAAAAATAATAGCAAAGTCGCTTTATGCGGATTTGGAAGCGGTTATACAAAAGCGCTTGCCGTTTTTTCAGTTTCTTAA
- a CDS encoding ankyrin repeat domain-containing protein has product MNKKLLFIIILIFGIIACSEKFNYDGLNDDKKIIKAIENNDIKTVKSILKEGKIDINKIHEISNIFELNNITNTEKYTALIKSVQKTNYEISKLLIENNANVNIKYEIKSLPSEQYLKLTALEIAAESNDYKMVKLLVDNGANVNENSYFTRDSFEKYKIFTLMTACVNGNLEMVKLFIGNGADINSKGLLGDETALIVAANSGKKYIVKYLIENGADVNSKCSVYKYTDGYTALMYASIRGYYEIVEILLDNKADINATTDLGRTALIETLVGFIYDLPKNGLYETVKILIDRGADIKIKDDDGKTALDYAKEKELKDIEELLINSLSK; this is encoded by the coding sequence ATGAATAAAAAATTATTATTTATAATTATTTTGATTTTTGGAATAATCGCATGTTCGGAAAAATTTAATTATGACGGTTTAAATGACGATAAAAAAATTATAAAAGCGATAGAAAATAACGATATTAAAACCGTTAAATCAATTTTGAAAGAAGGAAAAATTGATATTAATAAAATACATGAAATTTCAAATATCTTTGAACTTAATAACATTACAAATACGGAAAAATACACGGCTTTAATTAAATCGGTTCAAAAAACAAATTATGAAATAAGCAAACTTTTAATAGAAAATAACGCCAATGTTAATATTAAATACGAAATTAAATCGCTTCCTTCGGAACAATATTTAAAATTGACGGCTTTAGAAATTGCCGCAGAAAGTAACGATTATAAAATGGTTAAACTTCTTGTTGATAATGGAGCAAATGTAAATGAAAATTCTTATTTTACAAGAGATTCTTTTGAGAAATATAAAATTTTTACTTTAATGACGGCTTGCGTAAACGGTAATCTTGAAATGGTGAAATTATTTATAGGAAACGGAGCGGATATAAATTCTAAAGGTTTATTAGGAGACGAAACGGCTTTAATAGTAGCAGCTAATTCGGGCAAAAAATATATAGTAAAATATTTGATAGAAAACGGAGCGGATGTTAATTCTAAATGTTCCGTTTATAAATATACTGACGGCTATACGGCTTTAATGTATGCTTCTATAAGAGGATATTACGAAATTGTAGAAATATTATTAGACAATAAAGCTGATATTAACGCGACTACCGATTTAGGCAGAACGGCTTTAATTGAGACTTTAGTCGGTTTTATTTATGATTTGCCTAAAAATGGATTATACGAAACAGTTAAAATTCTTATAGATAGAGGAGCGGATATTAAGATAAAAGACGATGACGGAAAAACCGCTTTGGATTATGCTAAAGAGAAAGAACTTAAAGATATAGAAGAGTTATTAATAAATTCTTTGAGTAAGTGA
- a CDS encoding acyl-CoA carboxylase subunit beta translates to MQEKINELKKRREKIESISKEKIESQHSKGKLTARERILQLLDKDTFCEIDAFVEHRCSDFGMEKMKIAGEGVITGYGKINGRQVCIYAQDFTVIGGSLGQMHAAKICKAQDMAIKLGCPCIGINDSGGARIQEGIDALRGYGDIFYRNVQASGVIPQICVIMGPCAGGAVYSPALMDFILMTDKTSNMFITGPQVVKAVTGEQVNSEELGGALVHSQKSGVASLIFKDERETLEGVKKLLSYIPQNNLEDTPFEETGDFPNRNDSKLSNILPDQPNKPYDIKDIIKSVVDNGEFFELQPLFAKNIVICFARFDGKSVGIIANQPNVMAGVLDINAADKAARFIRFCDSFNIPIITFVDTAGYLPGVGQEHNGVIRHGAKLLYAYSEATAPKITLIIRKSYGGAYIAMCSKHLGADIVYAWPTAEIAVMGPEGAANIIFKKEIENAEDSKKLRAAKIEEYKKEFANPYRAAIRGYVDDIIEPEYTRSYLINALHLLASKREKRLPRKHGNIPL, encoded by the coding sequence ATGCAAGAGAAAATTAACGAACTTAAAAAAAGAAGAGAAAAAATAGAGTCCATAAGCAAAGAAAAAATAGAATCTCAACATTCAAAAGGAAAATTAACGGCAAGAGAAAGAATTTTACAATTATTAGATAAAGATACTTTTTGCGAAATTGACGCTTTTGTAGAGCATAGATGTTCCGATTTTGGAATGGAAAAAATGAAAATCGCGGGCGAAGGCGTTATAACGGGATACGGAAAAATTAACGGAAGACAAGTTTGCATTTACGCTCAAGATTTTACGGTTATAGGCGGTTCTTTAGGGCAGATGCATGCGGCTAAAATTTGCAAAGCTCAAGATATGGCAATTAAACTTGGTTGTCCATGCATTGGAATAAACGATTCGGGCGGAGCGAGAATTCAAGAAGGAATTGACGCTTTAAGAGGATACGGAGATATTTTTTATAGAAATGTTCAAGCTTCGGGAGTTATTCCTCAAATATGCGTTATTATGGGACCTTGCGCGGGCGGAGCGGTTTACTCGCCAGCTTTAATGGATTTTATTCTTATGACTGATAAAACTTCAAATATGTTTATAACGGGACCTCAAGTAGTTAAAGCGGTTACAGGCGAGCAAGTAAACTCTGAAGAATTGGGCGGAGCTTTAGTTCATAGTCAAAAATCGGGAGTCGCTTCTTTAATATTTAAAGACGAAAGAGAAACTTTAGAAGGAGTTAAAAAACTTCTTTCTTATATTCCGCAAAATAATTTGGAAGATACGCCTTTTGAAGAAACGGGAGATTTTCCAAACAGAAACGACAGCAAATTATCGAATATTCTTCCAGACCAACCTAATAAACCTTACGATATAAAAGATATTATTAAAAGCGTAGTCGACAATGGAGAGTTTTTTGAATTACAACCTTTATTTGCAAAAAATATAGTTATTTGTTTCGCGCGCTTTGACGGAAAATCTGTAGGAATAATAGCAAATCAACCAAATGTTATGGCGGGAGTTTTAGATATTAACGCCGCTGATAAAGCCGCTCGTTTTATAAGATTCTGCGATAGTTTTAATATTCCAATAATTACTTTTGTAGACACGGCAGGATATTTGCCGGGAGTGGGGCAGGAACATAACGGAGTAATAAGGCATGGCGCAAAACTTTTATACGCTTATTCTGAAGCGACAGCGCCTAAAATTACTTTAATAATAAGAAAATCTTACGGCGGCGCTTATATAGCTATGTGTTCAAAACATTTGGGAGCGGATATTGTTTATGCATGGCCCACAGCCGAAATTGCGGTTATGGGACCAGAGGGAGCTGCGAATATAATATTTAAAAAAGAGATAGAAAACGCCGAAGATTCTAAAAAATTGAGAGCTGCTAAAATAGAAGAATATAAAAAAGAATTTGCAAATCCTTATAGAGCGGCAATTAGAGGTTATGTTGATGATATTATAGAGCCTGAATATACAAGAAGTTATTTAATAAACGCTTTGCATCTTTTGGCAAGCAAGAGAGAAAAAAGACTTCCAAGAAAGCATGGAAATATACCTTTATAA
- a CDS encoding OadG family protein, with amino-acid sequence MEHSGAITIFGIISVFIAALIFYVLAIFLGLLFKNRNVKAEEEISKAIEESKTKEEDLLDDTELIAVITASISAYAGGNKFVIKSIRESKTPIWGMIDRLGDNI; translated from the coding sequence ATGGAACATAGCGGCGCTATTACAATATTTGGAATTATATCCGTTTTTATTGCGGCTTTAATTTTTTATGTTTTGGCAATATTTTTGGGTTTATTATTTAAAAACAGAAATGTAAAAGCGGAAGAAGAAATAAGCAAAGCTATTGAAGAGAGTAAAACTAAAGAGGAAGATTTGCTTGACGATACGGAACTTATCGCGGTTATAACGGCTTCAATATCCGCATACGCGGGAGGCAATAAATTTGTAATAAAATCTATAAGAGAATCTAAAACGCCAATTTGGGGAATGATTGATAGATTAGGCGATAATATTTAA
- a CDS encoding biotin/lipoyl-containing protein yields MIKQYKITVNGKLYDVSVEEIGEILGGVQASKTISTFVNTGNTNINNNNEKQISNKPQDSIPIDENAISIKAPMPGTILSFNVSVGDTVSEGQVLAILEAMKMENELVSPASGKVKSIHVEKGSSVVENQIILQII; encoded by the coding sequence ATGATTAAACAATATAAAATAACGGTAAACGGAAAATTATACGATGTTTCAGTCGAAGAAATCGGAGAAATTTTAGGAGGCGTTCAAGCTTCAAAAACTATTTCTACTTTTGTAAATACGGGCAATACAAATATAAATAATAATAATGAAAAACAAATTTCAAATAAACCGCAAGATTCTATTCCTATAGACGAAAATGCAATCTCTATTAAAGCGCCAATGCCTGGGACAATTTTATCTTTTAATGTTTCTGTTGGCGATACGGTTTCAGAAGGGCAAGTTTTAGCGATACTTGAAGCTATGAAAATGGAAAACGAATTAGTCTCGCCCGCTTCGGGAAAAGTAAAATCGATTCATGTCGAAAAAGGCTCTTCGGTTGTTGAAAATCAAATAATATTACAAATAATTTAA